One Gemmatimonadaceae bacterium genomic region harbors:
- a CDS encoding carbohydrate binding family 9 domain-containing protein, whose product MTRFRLAVCAAMFACSLLASRRVRAQEEDASATAAAARAGARRSLRAAPRTGAIVLDGRIDDLAWEAAPVASDFVQRYPVEGGPAQDRTEVRILIDETAVWVAARMFDHEPETIARQLVRRDQDAQADYFEVAFDSNRDKRTGFIFRVSAANVQRDEYIFDDNERDRTWDAVWSSSVAFDSLGWTAELRIPLSQLRFREVDGEQAWGVNFARRRVRSNEESHFALVSRLQRGLVSQFGELQGVRARSARRLELRPYALGSVFRGTAEAGNPFRTGRDASSRVGSDVRVGLGGAFTLDATINPDFGQVEADPAVINLSAFEQFYEERRPFFVEDAKIFDFSLSGGRNRLYYSRRMGRAPRGGAPEAALFADVPASANILGAAKLTGRTQRGLSLGALVAMTQQADGRAFLSDDEPERPFMVEPRARYGVLRLRQDFNGGASTIGVIGTGLARSLPADRTFDFLPQSAFNGGIDWEHQWGNRMWGFFGYVAGSHVRGDSVAMIRLQRASNHFFQRPDYRGPGVDSSARTMSGYDWRMTVEKRRGDHWTGSVWAAEVSPGFEVNDAGFSTRQEVLDGGARVQYREINPGRWYRSYNVALSTFHNWSHDAVAGPWSRDAWGRAHVAGSVGVNSTIEFTNFWRLESNAQWHPETMDRSGTRGGPLMLQPRWGDLRFSLQTDQRARLAVEPSLYVRRGAMGSGNEMQAALEINMRPSSRLEVEVEPRFTHATIGAQYVGQLEDPGYAPTMGGHYFFGNVSRRELALPTRVNAAFSPTLSFQLFAQPLLSSGDYSNYKQLAAPASFAFTSLGEGTAVSVDGVTRCTGGRTCVDRDNVRHIDVNGDGATDTTIDEQDFNVRSLIGNAVIRWEYRPGSAIFLVWQRRQRSDVVRGDFAISRDWAALLRAPTDNTFLVKVSYWLPL is encoded by the coding sequence GTGACCCGTTTCCGTCTCGCCGTTTGCGCGGCGATGTTCGCTTGCTCGCTCCTGGCGTCGCGTCGTGTTCGTGCGCAGGAGGAAGACGCCTCTGCGACGGCCGCGGCGGCGCGCGCTGGTGCGCGCCGGTCGCTCCGCGCGGCGCCGCGCACCGGCGCGATCGTGCTCGACGGGCGTATCGACGACCTCGCATGGGAAGCAGCGCCGGTTGCCTCGGACTTCGTGCAGCGCTATCCCGTGGAGGGAGGGCCGGCGCAGGATCGCACCGAGGTGCGCATCCTCATCGACGAGACGGCCGTCTGGGTCGCGGCGCGAATGTTCGACCACGAGCCAGAGACCATCGCCCGCCAGCTCGTTCGTCGCGACCAGGATGCGCAGGCCGACTACTTCGAGGTCGCCTTCGACTCCAACCGCGACAAGCGCACCGGCTTCATCTTCCGGGTGAGCGCGGCCAACGTGCAGCGCGACGAGTACATCTTCGACGACAACGAACGCGACCGCACATGGGACGCGGTCTGGTCATCGTCGGTCGCCTTCGACTCGCTCGGCTGGACGGCGGAGCTGCGCATCCCGCTCTCGCAGTTGCGCTTTCGCGAGGTGGATGGCGAGCAGGCGTGGGGGGTGAACTTCGCGCGGCGGCGCGTGCGCTCCAACGAGGAGTCGCACTTTGCCCTCGTCTCGCGCCTGCAGCGCGGGCTCGTCTCGCAGTTCGGGGAGCTGCAGGGGGTGCGGGCCAGGAGCGCGCGCCGGCTGGAACTGCGCCCGTACGCGTTAGGCTCGGTCTTCCGCGGGACGGCGGAGGCGGGGAACCCGTTCCGCACCGGGCGTGACGCCTCGTCGCGCGTGGGGAGCGATGTGCGCGTGGGGCTGGGCGGCGCCTTCACGCTCGACGCGACGATCAACCCCGACTTCGGGCAGGTCGAGGCCGACCCCGCGGTCATCAACCTTTCCGCGTTCGAGCAGTTCTACGAGGAGCGGCGCCCCTTCTTCGTCGAGGACGCGAAGATCTTCGACTTCTCGCTCTCCGGCGGGCGCAACCGGCTGTACTACTCGCGCCGCATGGGGCGCGCACCGCGCGGCGGGGCGCCCGAGGCGGCGCTCTTCGCCGACGTTCCCGCGTCGGCCAACATCCTGGGCGCCGCCAAGCTCACCGGACGCACGCAGCGCGGCCTCTCGTTAGGTGCGCTGGTGGCGATGACGCAGCAGGCCGACGGGCGCGCCTTCCTCTCGGACGATGAGCCCGAGCGCCCGTTCATGGTCGAGCCGCGCGCGCGCTACGGCGTGTTGCGGCTGCGACAGGACTTCAACGGCGGCGCCTCGACCATCGGCGTGATCGGGACGGGGCTGGCGCGTTCCCTCCCCGCCGACAGGACCTTCGACTTCCTCCCCCAGTCCGCCTTCAACGGCGGGATCGACTGGGAACACCAGTGGGGGAACCGCATGTGGGGCTTCTTCGGCTACGTCGCGGGGAGCCACGTGCGCGGCGACTCGGTGGCGATGATCCGCCTGCAGCGCGCCAGCAACCACTTCTTCCAGCGCCCCGACTACCGCGGCCCCGGCGTCGATTCGTCGGCGCGCACCATGTCGGGTTACGACTGGCGCATGACGGTGGAGAAACGGCGCGGCGACCACTGGACCGGCTCCGTGTGGGCCGCCGAGGTGTCACCGGGCTTCGAGGTCAACGACGCGGGCTTCAGCACGCGTCAGGAAGTGCTGGACGGCGGGGCGCGGGTGCAATACCGCGAGATCAACCCGGGTCGATGGTACCGCTCATACAACGTGGCGCTGTCGACATTCCATAATTGGAGCCACGACGCCGTGGCGGGGCCCTGGAGCCGCGACGCCTGGGGGCGCGCGCACGTGGCGGGGTCGGTGGGAGTGAACTCGACGATCGAGTTCACCAACTTCTGGCGCCTCGAGAGCAATGCGCAGTGGCATCCCGAGACGATGGACCGGAGCGGGACGCGCGGCGGCCCCCTGATGTTGCAGCCGCGCTGGGGGGACCTGCGATTCTCGCTGCAGACCGACCAGCGCGCGCGCCTCGCCGTCGAGCCCTCGCTGTACGTGCGCCGCGGGGCCATGGGGAGCGGGAACGAGATGCAGGCGGCGCTCGAGATCAACATGCGCCCGTCGTCGCGCCTCGAGGTGGAGGTGGAGCCGCGCTTCACGCACGCGACCATCGGCGCCCAGTACGTGGGACAGCTCGAGGATCCCGGCTACGCGCCGACCATGGGCGGGCACTACTTCTTCGGCAACGTATCGCGCCGCGAACTGGCGCTCCCCACCCGCGTCAACGCCGCCTTCTCCCCCACGCTCTCCTTCCAGCTCTTCGCCCAACCGTTGCTCTCGTCGGGAGACTACTCCAACTACAAGCAGCTTGCCGCGCCGGCGAGCTTCGCCTTCACGAGTCTCGGCGAGGGCACGGCGGTCTCGGTCGATGGCGTGACACGCTGCACGGGGGGGCGCACCTGCGTCGACCGCGACAACGTGCGCCACATCGACGTCAACGGCGACGGCGCCACCGACACCACCATCGACGAGCAGGACTTCAACGTCCGCTCGCTCATCGGCAACGCGGTGATCCGGTGGGAGTATCGCCCCGGATCGGCGATCTTCCTCGTCTGGCAGCGGCGGCAGCGGAGCGACGTGGTACGCGGCGACTTCGCCATCTCGCGCGACTGGGCGGCCTTGCTGCGCGCGCCGACGGACAACACGTTCCTGGTGAAGGTGAGTTACTGGTTGCCGCTGTAG
- a CDS encoding amidohydrolase family protein: protein MTQDISRRHVLRTLATAGVASLSAPQILRAINPSTPNANELLIRGGRVVNADGVVAADVRIVGETIAEVGSHLTPGAGARVIEARGMLLMPGGIDPHTHLHPTFADDLTSGTQAALAGGITTVGTFSTPRRDEAILAALDRMEATVKQEAIADVILHSSVWPPNDALLAALPALAERGQPSIKFYMVRADFGAQLEMVIKVLEGARAAGVVTMIHCEDGALLNAAVRRLTAQGKTSLDHYIESRPIIAEVAATQLAASLCEDTAAPVYLVHMSSARALEACRPVRAMGRALYLETRPLFIHLDESKLRGSDYPLFVGQPPLRPRADVDAMFRGLIDGSIDVLATDHAPWTREQKMDPQLSIARVRPGASDLQWMLPMYFSEGVGKRKLSLTRFVETTSTNAARIFGVYGKKGVIRAGADADIAIWDPKRTAPVLAANDYGKSDYSPYEGWSVTGWPMTVLRRGEVVVEEGKVVGAAGSGRLVARERWMPARR from the coding sequence GTGACACAGGACATCAGCCGCCGCCATGTGCTGCGCACGCTTGCCACCGCGGGGGTCGCATCGCTGAGCGCACCGCAGATCCTCCGCGCGATCAACCCCTCCACGCCTAACGCCAACGAACTCCTCATCCGTGGCGGACGCGTGGTGAACGCCGACGGCGTCGTCGCCGCCGATGTCCGCATCGTGGGCGAGACGATCGCCGAGGTGGGCTCGCACCTGACGCCCGGCGCCGGCGCACGCGTGATCGAGGCGCGGGGGATGCTCCTCATGCCCGGAGGCATCGACCCGCACACGCACCTGCACCCCACCTTCGCCGACGACCTCACCAGCGGGACGCAGGCGGCGCTCGCGGGCGGCATCACCACCGTTGGGACGTTCTCGACACCGCGCCGCGACGAGGCAATCCTCGCCGCGCTCGACCGGATGGAAGCGACGGTGAAGCAGGAGGCGATCGCCGATGTCATCCTCCATTCCTCGGTCTGGCCCCCAAACGACGCGTTGCTGGCCGCGCTCCCGGCGCTCGCCGAGCGTGGGCAGCCGAGCATCAAGTTCTACATGGTGCGCGCCGACTTCGGGGCGCAGCTCGAGATGGTGATCAAGGTGCTGGAGGGGGCGCGGGCGGCGGGGGTGGTGACGATGATCCACTGCGAGGACGGCGCGCTGCTCAATGCCGCGGTGCGGCGCCTCACGGCGCAGGGGAAGACCTCGCTCGACCACTACATCGAGTCGCGCCCAATCATCGCCGAGGTGGCGGCAACACAGCTAGCTGCCTCGTTATGCGAGGACACGGCGGCGCCGGTCTACCTGGTGCACATGTCGTCGGCGCGCGCGCTGGAGGCCTGCCGCCCCGTGCGGGCCATGGGGCGCGCGCTCTACCTGGAGACGCGCCCGCTCTTCATCCACCTCGACGAATCGAAGCTGCGCGGAAGCGACTATCCGTTGTTTGTCGGGCAGCCACCGCTGCGCCCGCGCGCCGATGTGGATGCGATGTTCCGCGGGCTCATCGACGGGAGCATCGACGTCCTGGCCACAGACCACGCGCCATGGACGCGCGAGCAGAAGATGGATCCGCAGCTCTCCATCGCCCGCGTGCGCCCCGGGGCGAGCGACCTGCAGTGGATGCTCCCGATGTACTTCTCCGAAGGTGTGGGGAAGCGCAAGCTTTCGCTCACGCGCTTCGTCGAGACCACGTCGACCAACGCGGCGAGGATCTTCGGGGTGTATGGGAAGAAGGGGGTGATCCGCGCCGGCGCCGATGCCGACATCGCCATCTGGGACCCCAAGCGCACCGCACCGGTGCTGGCCGCCAACGACTACGGCAAGTCGGACTATTCGCCGTATGAAGGGTGGAGCGTGACGGGGTGGCCGATGACGGTGCTACGGCGCGGCGAGGTCGTCGTGGAGGAGGGAAAGGTCGTGGGAGCGGCGGGGAGCGGGCGGCTGGTGGCGCGCGAGCGGTGGATGCCCGCGCGCCGGTGA
- the dacB gene encoding D-alanyl-D-alanine carboxypeptidase/D-alanyl-D-alanine-endopeptidase, translating into MSRRPLRLAITALAAILPAAATLAAQPAPNKRILDVINRPEFAHAHFGLEIYDIAAKKVVASYNGDRLFVPGSTTKVVTMATAMQALGADHRFRTRVYRTGAIVNGIVQGDIVLVASGDPNISGRVRDGRYAFIDQDHSYGGMPLPSDPLTTLRALAQQVASKGIKGLTGQVVVDGSLFREGERELGTRIVMSPMVVNDNVIDIVITPGRRVGEPATVEVSPKTSLLTVQAYLTTIDSTVNARVRMTEDSTNKDRRFLVANGAVPMGAPINSRWAVPSPVRFGEITFAEVLGDAGVRAIPRLASRVVDVAALKARYADSLMVAEHTSLDLAKEAVVLLKTSQNLHASNFPLVVGALKGEGTRGGFDIAREWLTSEGLDLDGAVQGDGAGGDAYFTPRFMTRLLAKVWEKPWANDFKMAMPNLGKDGTLAKIQVDAPGAGKVWAKTGTFGSFDPLNRRQLIHGKGLTGYFTSKSGREMAIAVYVNNVAVAKGDPAIVAGQALGEIASIAWETVK; encoded by the coding sequence ATGTCTCGTCGTCCGCTACGCCTCGCCATCACCGCCCTCGCGGCGATTCTCCCGGCCGCCGCCACCCTGGCCGCCCAGCCTGCGCCTAACAAGCGCATTCTCGACGTCATCAATCGCCCCGAGTTCGCGCACGCGCACTTCGGGCTCGAGATCTACGACATCGCGGCGAAGAAGGTCGTCGCGTCGTACAACGGCGACCGCCTCTTCGTTCCCGGTTCCACCACCAAGGTCGTGACCATGGCGACGGCGATGCAGGCGCTGGGCGCCGATCATCGCTTCCGCACGCGCGTCTATCGTACTGGGGCGATCGTCAACGGGATCGTGCAGGGCGACATCGTCCTCGTGGCCTCGGGCGATCCCAACATCTCGGGGCGCGTGCGCGACGGGCGTTATGCTTTCATCGACCAGGACCACTCGTACGGCGGAATGCCGCTGCCGAGTGACCCGCTCACCACGCTGCGTGCGCTGGCGCAGCAGGTGGCGTCGAAGGGGATCAAGGGGCTCACGGGGCAGGTGGTCGTCGATGGTTCGTTGTTCAGGGAAGGGGAGCGCGAACTGGGAACGCGCATCGTGATGTCGCCCATGGTCGTGAACGACAACGTCATCGACATCGTCATCACCCCGGGGCGGCGCGTCGGCGAGCCCGCCACGGTCGAGGTCTCGCCCAAGACGTCGCTGCTCACCGTGCAGGCGTACCTCACCACGATCGATTCGACGGTCAACGCGCGTGTTCGCATGACCGAGGACAGCACGAACAAGGATCGCCGCTTCCTGGTGGCCAACGGCGCGGTCCCGATGGGGGCGCCGATCAACTCGCGCTGGGCGGTCCCGTCACCCGTGCGCTTTGGCGAGATCACCTTCGCCGAGGTGCTGGGCGATGCCGGCGTGCGCGCCATTCCGCGCCTGGCCTCGCGCGTCGTCGATGTCGCCGCGCTCAAGGCTCGTTATGCAGACTCGCTCATGGTCGCCGAGCACACGTCGCTCGACCTGGCCAAGGAGGCGGTCGTCCTCCTCAAGACGTCGCAGAACCTGCACGCCTCCAACTTCCCGCTCGTCGTGGGGGCGCTCAAGGGCGAGGGGACCAGGGGCGGCTTCGACATCGCGCGCGAGTGGCTGACGAGCGAGGGGCTCGACCTCGATGGCGCGGTGCAAGGCGACGGCGCCGGCGGCGATGCTTACTTCACGCCGCGCTTCATGACGCGACTCCTGGCCAAGGTGTGGGAGAAGCCGTGGGCGAACGACTTCAAGATGGCGATGCCTAACCTCGGAAAGGATGGAACGCTGGCCAAGATCCAGGTCGATGCGCCGGGGGCGGGAAAGGTGTGGGCCAAGACGGGGACCTTCGGCTCGTTCGATCCCCTCAATCGCCGCCAGTTGATCCACGGCAAGGGGCTCACCGGCTACTTCACGTCGAAGAGCGGGCGCGAGATGGCGATCGCGGTGTACGTGAACAACGTCGCCGTGGCCAAGGGCGATCCGGCGATCGTGGCGGGCCAGGCGTTAGGCGAGATTGCGTCGATCGCGTGGGAGACGGTGAAGTAG
- a CDS encoding spore maturation protein, with the protein MTLNYIWLAFFLIALVVALVKLIVLGDTAVFTSMVQATFDSAKTGFDISLGLTGVLTLWLGLMKVGEKGGAIDVMARIVRPFFRRLFPEVPPEHPAIGSIIMNFAANMLGLDNAATPLGLKAMNELQELNPEKDTATNAQIMFLVLNTSGLTIIPISIMVYRAQLGATNPSDVFIPILITTYFATLVALIATAIVQRINLLDTVVLGYLVAVTGLVAAVTWYFTGLPQEQVQAISNVVANVILYGVISGFLIMAMVKKVNAYEAFVEGGKEGFNVAVRIIPYLIAVLVAIGVFRASGTLDLLVTGLSNLLEAMGLRSDIVPALPTALMKPLSGSGARGMMVDAMKTYGADSFVGRLASTFQGATDTTFYILALYFGSVGVRKTRSAVALGLLADLAGVVAAIFVAYLFWG; encoded by the coding sequence GTGACGCTCAACTACATCTGGCTCGCCTTCTTCCTCATTGCCCTCGTGGTGGCGCTGGTCAAGCTCATTGTCCTGGGGGACACGGCGGTCTTCACCTCGATGGTGCAGGCAACCTTCGACTCGGCCAAGACCGGCTTCGACATCTCGTTGGGGCTGACGGGCGTCCTCACGCTCTGGCTGGGGCTCATGAAGGTGGGGGAGAAGGGCGGAGCCATCGACGTGATGGCGAGGATCGTGCGCCCGTTCTTCCGGCGACTCTTCCCCGAGGTCCCGCCCGAGCATCCGGCCATCGGGTCAATCATCATGAACTTCGCCGCCAACATGCTGGGGCTCGACAACGCGGCGACGCCGCTCGGGCTCAAGGCGATGAACGAGCTGCAGGAGCTGAACCCGGAGAAGGATACGGCGACGAACGCGCAGATCATGTTCCTCGTCCTCAACACCTCGGGGCTCACGATCATCCCGATCAGCATCATGGTGTACCGGGCGCAGCTTGGCGCGACCAACCCGTCGGACGTCTTCATCCCCATCCTCATCACGACGTACTTCGCCACGCTGGTTGCGCTCATCGCCACGGCCATCGTGCAGCGCATCAACCTCCTCGACACCGTCGTCCTCGGCTACCTCGTGGCGGTGACCGGGCTCGTGGCCGCGGTCACGTGGTACTTCACGGGGCTGCCGCAGGAGCAGGTGCAAGCAATCTCCAACGTTGTCGCCAACGTGATCCTCTACGGCGTCATCTCCGGCTTCCTGATCATGGCGATGGTCAAGAAGGTCAATGCCTACGAGGCCTTCGTGGAGGGGGGAAAGGAAGGGTTCAACGTGGCGGTGCGCATCATCCCGTACCTCATTGCCGTTCTCGTGGCCATCGGCGTCTTCCGCGCCTCGGGGACGCTCGACCTGCTCGTGACGGGGTTGAGCAACCTGCTCGAGGCGATGGGGCTGCGCAGCGACATCGTTCCCGCACTCCCCACGGCACTCATGAAGCCGCTGAGTGGAAGCGGTGCCCGCGGGATGATGGTCGATGCGATGAAGACCTACGGCGCCGATTCGTTCGTCGGACGCCTGGCGTCCACCTTTCAGGGGGCAACCGATACCACCTTCTACATCCTCGCCCTCTACTTCGGCTCGGTCGGCGTGCGGAAGACGCGGAGTGCGGTTGCACTCGGCCTCCTCGCCGACCTTGCCGGCGTCGTCGCGGCGATCTTCGTCGCTTACCTGTTCTGGGGCTAG
- the mpaA gene encoding murein tripeptide amidase MpaA: protein MPNEPLTLRARAQWGTHHVLPTTYGRSVLGLPLEVWRPRGRCELLVFASIHGEEPETTYALSRALRQLPGQAEQSAVVLAANPDGLIRGTRGNARGVDLNRNFPTASWQAASVTCRSTIEDPSDVVLGTGSEPGSEPEVRALLSLIGELRPSVVVALHAPLACIDDANDSPLGRRLAARTGMPLVRDVGYPTPGSFGSWGAEHGVPVITYEFPLAATEVLMRDHVPVLVELLTGTLP, encoded by the coding sequence TTGCCTAACGAACCACTCACGTTGCGCGCACGAGCGCAATGGGGGACGCACCACGTGCTCCCCACCACCTACGGGCGGTCGGTCCTGGGGCTCCCGCTCGAGGTCTGGCGCCCGCGCGGGCGTTGCGAGCTCCTCGTCTTCGCGTCGATCCATGGCGAGGAGCCCGAGACGACCTATGCGCTGTCGCGCGCGCTGCGGCAGCTCCCGGGCCAGGCAGAGCAATCGGCGGTCGTGCTGGCCGCCAATCCGGACGGTCTCATTCGCGGGACGCGTGGCAACGCGCGCGGCGTCGACCTCAATCGCAACTTCCCGACCGCCAGTTGGCAGGCCGCTTCGGTCACCTGCCGCTCGACCATCGAGGATCCGAGCGACGTGGTGCTCGGGACGGGCAGTGAGCCTGGCTCCGAGCCCGAGGTGCGGGCGCTGCTGTCGCTCATCGGGGAGCTGCGCCCGTCGGTGGTGGTTGCACTGCACGCGCCGCTGGCCTGCATCGACGACGCGAACGACTCGCCGTTAGGCAGGCGACTCGCCGCGCGCACCGGGATGCCGCTGGTGCGCGACGTGGGCTATCCCACCCCCGGGTCGTTCGGTTCGTGGGGAGCGGAGCACGGTGTCCCCGTCATCACGTATGAGTTTCCCCTTGCCGCCACCGAGGTCCTGATGCGCGACCACGTTCCGGTGCTCGTCGAACTCCTCACGGGGACGCTGCCGTGA
- a CDS encoding M15 family metallopeptidase: MTVIALEQLLSGCTTDHLCTPEEGDVLGALVHRDALAPLLRLREAASREGFDLRLESGFRSFDRQLSIWNRKVRGELAVLDSNAQPLDIAKLAPRDLVFSILRWSALPGASRHHWGTDVDVVDAAATPAGYVVQLVPAEVEPGGMHAPLHAWLDERIATGTAHGFYRPYDRDRGGVAPERWHLSHAPLAAQYLPRLTLDVLRETVLHADLALKETVLEHLDEIHARFVLNVSPPPGGPVA; encoded by the coding sequence ATGACCGTCATTGCCCTGGAACAACTGCTCAGCGGGTGCACGACCGACCATCTCTGCACGCCTGAGGAGGGGGACGTGCTGGGCGCGCTCGTGCACCGCGACGCGCTGGCGCCGCTGCTCCGGCTGCGCGAGGCGGCGTCGAGGGAGGGATTCGACTTGCGGCTGGAGAGTGGCTTCCGATCGTTTGACCGACAGCTCTCCATCTGGAACCGGAAGGTGCGGGGCGAACTAGCCGTCCTCGACTCGAATGCGCAGCCGCTCGACATCGCGAAGCTGGCGCCGCGTGACCTGGTCTTCTCGATCCTGCGCTGGTCGGCGCTCCCCGGCGCCTCGCGTCATCACTGGGGGACCGACGTGGACGTTGTCGACGCCGCGGCGACGCCCGCGGGGTACGTGGTGCAGCTCGTTCCAGCGGAGGTGGAGCCGGGAGGGATGCATGCGCCGTTGCACGCGTGGCTCGATGAGCGCATAGCGACTGGCACGGCACACGGCTTCTACCGGCCGTATGACCGCGACCGCGGCGGGGTGGCGCCGGAACGCTGGCACCTGAGCCACGCCCCGCTCGCCGCGCAGTACCTTCCACGCCTCACCCTCGACGTCTTGCGTGAGACGGTGCTGCACGCCGATCTCGCGCTCAAGGAGACCGTGCTCGAGCACCTGGACGAGATCCACGCGCGCTTCGTGCTGAATGTTTCGCCGCCGCCCGGGGGACCGGTTGCCTAA
- a CDS encoding aminotransferase class V-fold PLP-dependent enzyme produces MDRPAMDRPAMDRATMDRREMLGALGGLAAARSLELRAGGAVAAPLDAAALPLAGAQFPRKDDFVIEEGVTFLNAAYTHPIPRVSVEAARRAADARGTARATMTVPGAASRPTPKALFAQLINAKPSEVAHVSSTSAGENFVVRALGLDHRRDGNVVTDGLHFEGALMHLDALRQRGLDVRVVAPTPDARIDFRDLERVVDNRTRLIEVSAAAMYNGFQHDLKRVADLAHAHGAMVYVDIVHAAGAVPIDVKALGIDFAACSSFKWLMGDFGLGFLYASEAALTRIERPVVGYYQAASIEPNYPPNLPPGRYAPIVYDFSTSASGHFEMGALTGSAEVMMALLSTSLQYVLSLGVERIQAHRAPIIAMLQRELPRLGFTAVTPPGATGPIVTFARTGLGDSDVPHRLAAAKVNVRVAQHWMRIAPSVYNDVTDAERLIEALR; encoded by the coding sequence ATGGATCGTCCTGCCATGGATCGTCCCGCCATGGATCGCGCCACCATGGATCGTCGCGAAATGCTCGGCGCGTTAGGCGGTCTGGCCGCGGCGCGCTCGCTGGAGCTGCGCGCTGGCGGCGCGGTCGCTGCGCCACTGGACGCCGCCGCCCTTCCCCTTGCGGGTGCTCAGTTTCCCCGCAAGGACGACTTCGTCATCGAGGAAGGGGTGACCTTTCTCAACGCCGCGTACACGCACCCCATCCCACGCGTCTCGGTCGAGGCGGCGCGCCGGGCAGCCGATGCACGCGGGACGGCGCGCGCCACGATGACGGTCCCCGGTGCGGCCAGTCGCCCCACCCCCAAGGCGCTCTTCGCGCAACTCATCAACGCGAAGCCGAGCGAGGTGGCGCACGTGTCGAGCACCAGCGCCGGCGAGAACTTCGTCGTGCGCGCGCTGGGGCTCGACCACCGGCGCGATGGCAACGTTGTGACTGACGGGCTGCACTTCGAGGGGGCACTGATGCACCTCGACGCATTGCGCCAGCGCGGACTCGACGTGCGCGTCGTCGCGCCGACGCCGGACGCGCGCATCGACTTCCGCGACCTCGAACGCGTCGTCGACAACAGGACGCGCCTCATCGAGGTGTCGGCGGCGGCGATGTACAACGGCTTCCAGCACGATCTCAAGCGGGTCGCCGACCTCGCGCACGCGCACGGGGCGATGGTTTACGTCGACATCGTGCATGCCGCCGGCGCCGTTCCCATCGACGTCAAGGCGCTGGGAATCGACTTCGCCGCCTGCTCGTCGTTCAAGTGGCTCATGGGCGATTTTGGCCTGGGCTTCCTCTACGCAAGCGAAGCAGCGTTAACCAGGATCGAGCGCCCTGTGGTGGGCTACTATCAGGCCGCGAGCATCGAACCCAACTATCCCCCCAACCTCCCGCCAGGACGCTACGCGCCCATTGTGTACGACTTCAGCACGTCGGCATCGGGTCATTTCGAGATGGGGGCGTTGACGGGGAGCGCCGAGGTGATGATGGCGTTGCTCTCCACGTCGCTGCAGTACGTGCTGTCGCTCGGCGTGGAGAGGATCCAGGCGCATCGCGCGCCGATCATCGCCATGTTGCAGCGCGAGTTACCGCGGCTTGGATTCACCGCGGTCACACCGCCAGGCGCAACTGGGCCCATCGTCACCTTTGCCAGGACGGGGCTGGGCGACAGCGACGTTCCCCACAGGCTGGCGGCGGCGAAGGTGAACGTGCGGGTGGCGCAACACTGGATGCGCATTGCCCCGTCCGTGTACAACGACGTGACCGATGCGGAACGGTTGATCGAGGCGCTGCGATGA